Proteins from one Candidatus Desulfovibrio trichonymphae genomic window:
- a CDS encoding DnaJ C-terminal domain-containing protein, producing MTVEYKDYYKLLGVERGADAEDVAKAFKKLARQYHPDLHPGDAQAEEKFKEVNEAYEVLKDPEKRRLYDRLGSNWQHGQQFQGEPGFENVHFTFNGKSFDGSGFSDFFETLFGGAAQGGSAGRNAGFGPDSFSGFSAKSRRGRDVEAELALSLEDVSCGGRHTVTLRMAHGPKTLEVNVPAGVREGAKLRLAGQGVPLPGGSPGDLFLRVRYLPHSRFRVGGDNLQCDVWLAPWEAALGSRVAVPTLDASVELNIPQGTSSGRKFRLRGKGLGCGVKCGDLLVRVMIRTPACLNETEQELWQKLAQASAFDARA from the coding sequence ATGACGGTAGAGTATAAGGATTATTACAAGCTTCTGGGCGTGGAACGCGGGGCAGACGCTGAAGATGTCGCCAAGGCTTTTAAAAAGCTGGCCCGGCAGTACCACCCGGATCTCCACCCCGGCGACGCGCAGGCCGAGGAAAAATTCAAAGAGGTCAATGAGGCATATGAAGTACTAAAAGATCCGGAAAAACGCCGCCTGTATGACCGGTTGGGGTCGAACTGGCAGCACGGTCAGCAGTTTCAGGGCGAGCCGGGTTTTGAGAACGTGCATTTTACGTTTAACGGCAAAAGTTTTGACGGCTCCGGCTTTTCTGATTTTTTTGAAACACTTTTCGGCGGCGCGGCGCAGGGCGGATCTGCGGGCAGAAACGCAGGTTTCGGGCCGGATTCTTTCAGCGGTTTTTCCGCAAAGAGCCGGCGCGGCCGGGATGTGGAAGCGGAATTGGCCTTGAGTCTTGAAGATGTTTCGTGTGGCGGTCGCCATACGGTAACGTTGCGCATGGCTCATGGGCCGAAAACGCTGGAGGTCAACGTACCGGCCGGCGTCCGTGAGGGCGCCAAGCTGCGTTTGGCCGGCCAGGGAGTCCCTCTTCCGGGCGGCTCGCCCGGCGATTTGTTTTTGCGCGTGCGCTACCTGCCTCACTCTCGCTTCAGGGTAGGGGGAGACAATCTGCAGTGCGACGTATGGCTTGCGCCGTGGGAAGCGGCGCTGGGCAGCAGAGTGGCTGTGCCGACGCTGGATGCCAGTGTGGAGTTGAATATTCCGCAGGGCACGAGTTCAGGTCGCAAATTTCGTTTGCGCGGCAAAGGGCTTGGCTGCGGCGTCAAATGCGGTGATTTGCTTGTCAGAGTAATGATCAGAACACCCGCGTGTCTGAACGAGACCGAACAGGAGCTTTGGCAAAAGCTCGCGCAGGCGTCAGCGTTTGATGCGCGGGCGTAA
- a CDS encoding MdtA/MuxA family multidrug efflux RND transporter periplasmic adaptor subunit, which produces MILSGQKGPRRKLPWLLAGLAALGLAWRIFFFGGEDAQRVSMQQPPVRVAIARVQDMPHYLGGLGTALASSDVLVTSRVDGELVRLHFQEGRRVRAGDLLAEIDPRPYEAKLGEALGTLARDEAQLANARRDLARYARLAGGDFIAAQQYETQRSLVRQHEGTVEADKAAMNAARLQLEYSRVTAPAGGRLGLKQVDEGNQIKSSDANGLVRITETSPCDVIFTLPGKFTPLVMRALRAGEANPDSVPPPVEAWDQEGKILLATGRLVSMDNQIDAATGTIRLKARFANTDERLYPNQFVNARLKARTLENTVTIPSSAVQLGARGPYVFVIDADNTARVREVAQGIATQGLTVIDRGIGAGDRVVTDGIDRLRDGIAVTVAAETQTPAAP; this is translated from the coding sequence ATGATTTTGTCAGGGCAAAAAGGCCCCCGCCGCAAACTGCCCTGGCTGCTCGCCGGGCTTGCGGCCCTTGGGCTTGCGTGGCGCATTTTCTTCTTCGGCGGTGAGGACGCGCAGCGCGTGAGCATGCAACAGCCGCCGGTGCGCGTGGCCATAGCCCGCGTCCAGGACATGCCGCACTATCTCGGCGGCCTCGGCACGGCGCTTGCCTCAAGCGACGTGCTCGTGACAAGCCGGGTGGACGGCGAGCTTGTGCGCCTGCACTTTCAGGAAGGCCGGCGCGTCAGGGCCGGCGATCTTCTGGCCGAAATAGACCCACGCCCCTATGAGGCGAAGCTGGGGGAGGCATTGGGTACGCTCGCCCGCGACGAAGCCCAGCTCGCCAACGCCCGCCGCGATCTCGCCCGCTACGCCAGACTGGCCGGGGGAGATTTCATCGCCGCCCAGCAGTATGAAACCCAGCGCTCCCTTGTACGCCAGCACGAAGGCACCGTGGAGGCGGACAAAGCTGCCATGAACGCGGCCCGCCTGCAGCTTGAATACAGCCGCGTCACAGCGCCCGCCGGCGGACGCCTAGGCCTCAAACAGGTAGACGAGGGCAATCAGATAAAAAGCTCGGACGCGAACGGCCTTGTACGCATCACCGAAACAAGCCCCTGCGACGTAATCTTCACCCTGCCGGGGAAATTCACCCCGCTCGTCATGCGGGCGTTGCGCGCCGGCGAAGCGAACCCCGACAGCGTGCCGCCTCCGGTAGAGGCATGGGATCAGGAAGGAAAAATTCTGCTGGCCACAGGCCGTCTGGTCTCAATGGACAATCAGATAGACGCGGCAACCGGCACCATAAGGCTCAAAGCCCGCTTCGCCAACACCGACGAGCGCCTCTACCCGAATCAGTTTGTCAACGCACGCCTGAAGGCGCGCACGCTTGAAAACACTGTCACCATACCCTCTTCGGCGGTGCAGCTCGGCGCGCGCGGCCCGTACGTCTTTGTGATTGACGCAGACAACACGGCGCGCGTCCGCGAAGTCGCGCAGGGCATCGCCACGCAGGGCCTGACCGTGATAGACAGAGGCATTGGAGCTGGCGATCGCGTCGTCACGGACGGCATTGACCGCCTGCGCGACGGAATCGCCGTCACCGTGGCCGCCGAGACGCAAACGCCGGCGGCGCCATGA
- a CDS encoding efflux RND transporter permease subunit — protein sequence MNNGAAGRRRFGPEFLPLNVSALFIRRPVATTLLTIALTLAGATAFGLLPVAPLPEVDFPVVVVRAGLPGASPKTMAATVTTPLERALGHIAGITEMTSTSSLGTSSVTLQFDLDRSIDGAARDVQDAVNAARAALPALPSNPSWRKVNPSGAPIMILSITSQVLTRAQMYDAASTVLAQKISQIPGVGEVIVGGGALPAVRVDVNPGALSAAGLVMEDVRAALVRANAFLPKGMLENETVCRLVGVDDQLQKAEQYKHVIVAERGDRVLRLADVAEVTDSSQDVRNMAVANGRQAILLIVFRAPGANIIDTVDQVKAMMPRLQEWLPAGAELEERMDRSVTIHASLREVEKSLAFSVILVVLVVFLFLGSARAAIIPAMAAPVSLIATFGVMYLCDYSLNNLSLMALTVSTGFVVDDAIVVLENITRRIEAGDSPFRAALRGAREVGFTVFSISLSLVAMFTPILFMGGIVGRLFREFAVILTTAVLISIFISLSVTPMMCARLLRPRRTDKADGPGETGIARSGRLARLMPRLAALPGRLHAGYAKSLAVTLRHPALVMTGLALVIAGNAYMYFIVPKGFFPQQDTGVIMGGIRADQSASFQSIRDKLTRLVETIRKDPAVAQVSAHISGGRGGGGVFISLKPLAERKLPAEAVIGRLRSSLSSEPGLQIFLQPAQDIMMGGRGSRSQYQYTLQADNLTELRAEGRRMQAALARHPLFRDVDSDIEERGLQTVLAVNRDALARAGLSMRDVDSALNNAFGQRQISTIYEDKNQYRVVLEYGQNWLEDADALDRVRLSGAGGLVPLASVATVGPGFAPLSVAHQGQFAAVTISFNLAQGAALSQAQEAIAAARTALDTPQNVLGSFQGTAKLYSDTATNQVILVLAALAALYIVLGVLYESLVHPVTILSTLPPAGGGALAALLLFRMEFTVIALIGMLLLCGIVKKNAILMIDFALEAVRVRGLPPEKAIYEACLLRFRPIMMTTAAAILGAVPLALGRGDGAELRAPLGVTIVGGLVVSQFLTLYTTPVVFLYLDRLRLAARRARLELRYGRAKAARILLFGTRRPKIITDFPENIT from the coding sequence ATGAATAACGGCGCGGCGGGCCGCAGGCGCTTCGGCCCTGAATTTTTGCCGCTCAATGTCTCGGCGCTCTTCATACGCCGTCCTGTAGCCACCACCCTTTTAACCATCGCGCTCACGCTCGCCGGCGCGACGGCCTTCGGCCTTCTGCCGGTGGCGCCGCTGCCCGAGGTGGATTTTCCCGTTGTGGTGGTACGCGCCGGCCTGCCCGGCGCGAGCCCGAAAACCATGGCCGCCACTGTCACCACGCCGCTGGAGCGCGCGCTCGGCCACATCGCGGGCATTACGGAAATGACATCCACAAGCAGCCTCGGCACGAGCAGCGTGACCCTGCAATTTGATCTCGACCGCAGCATAGACGGCGCGGCCCGCGACGTGCAGGACGCCGTCAACGCCGCGCGCGCCGCTCTGCCCGCCCTGCCCTCCAACCCATCCTGGCGCAAGGTCAACCCTTCGGGAGCGCCCATCATGATACTTTCCATCACCTCGCAGGTGCTGACCCGCGCCCAAATGTACGACGCGGCATCCACCGTGCTGGCCCAAAAAATATCGCAGATTCCCGGCGTGGGCGAGGTCATTGTGGGCGGCGGCGCGCTGCCCGCCGTGCGCGTGGACGTGAATCCCGGCGCGCTTTCTGCGGCGGGCCTTGTCATGGAGGACGTGCGCGCGGCGCTTGTGCGGGCCAACGCATTTCTGCCCAAGGGCATGCTTGAGAACGAAACGGTTTGCCGGCTCGTGGGCGTGGATGACCAACTGCAAAAAGCGGAACAGTACAAACATGTCATTGTCGCAGAACGCGGGGACCGCGTTCTGCGCCTGGCGGATGTGGCCGAGGTGACGGACTCTTCGCAGGACGTGCGCAACATGGCGGTGGCAAACGGCAGGCAGGCCATACTGCTTATCGTCTTCCGCGCTCCAGGGGCCAACATCATCGACACGGTGGATCAGGTCAAGGCCATGATGCCGCGTCTGCAGGAGTGGCTTCCGGCCGGCGCGGAACTGGAAGAACGCATGGATCGTTCGGTAACCATACACGCCTCTCTGCGCGAAGTGGAAAAAAGCCTCGCGTTCTCCGTCATTCTGGTGGTGCTGGTGGTCTTTCTGTTTCTCGGCAGCGCGCGGGCGGCGATCATTCCGGCCATGGCGGCGCCGGTTTCGCTCATCGCCACCTTCGGCGTGATGTATCTGTGCGATTACAGCCTGAACAATCTCTCGCTCATGGCGCTCACCGTCTCCACCGGCTTTGTGGTAGACGACGCCATTGTAGTGCTTGAAAACATCACCCGCCGCATCGAGGCGGGCGATTCCCCCTTCCGGGCCGCCCTGCGCGGCGCGAGGGAAGTGGGTTTCACCGTGTTTTCCATTTCCCTTTCCCTTGTCGCCATGTTCACGCCCATACTCTTTATGGGCGGCATTGTCGGCCGCCTTTTCCGCGAGTTCGCCGTGATTCTGACCACGGCGGTGCTCATCTCCATATTCATCTCCTTGAGCGTCACGCCCATGATGTGCGCCCGCCTGCTCAGGCCGCGGCGCACGGACAAGGCGGACGGCCCCGGCGAGACAGGCATTGCACGCTCAGGCCGCCTTGCCCGCCTCATGCCGCGGCTCGCCGCCCTGCCGGGCCGCCTGCACGCGGGCTACGCGAAAAGCCTGGCCGTCACCCTACGGCATCCCGCGCTGGTCATGACCGGGCTTGCGCTGGTGATCGCCGGCAATGCATATATGTATTTCATTGTACCAAAAGGCTTTTTTCCGCAACAGGACACAGGCGTCATCATGGGCGGCATACGGGCGGACCAGAGTGCCTCATTCCAGTCCATACGCGACAAATTGACCCGCCTTGTCGAGACCATAAGGAAAGACCCCGCCGTGGCGCAGGTTTCCGCCCATATTTCCGGAGGACGAGGCGGGGGCGGGGTGTTTATATCCCTCAAGCCCCTAGCCGAGCGCAAGCTTCCGGCCGAGGCCGTGATAGGCCGGCTGCGGAGCAGCCTTTCCTCGGAGCCGGGCCTGCAGATTTTTCTGCAGCCCGCGCAGGACATCATGATGGGCGGTCGCGGCTCGCGCTCGCAGTACCAGTACACCCTGCAGGCGGACAACTTGACGGAACTGCGCGCCGAGGGTCGCCGCATGCAGGCGGCCCTCGCCCGACACCCCCTCTTCAGGGATGTGGACAGCGACATTGAGGAACGCGGCCTGCAGACCGTGCTCGCGGTCAACCGCGACGCGCTCGCCCGCGCGGGACTTTCCATGCGTGATGTGGACAGCGCCCTGAACAATGCCTTCGGCCAGCGGCAGATCTCCACTATTTATGAAGACAAAAATCAGTACCGCGTTGTGCTGGAATACGGACAGAACTGGCTTGAGGACGCGGACGCACTTGACAGGGTGCGCCTGTCGGGCGCAGGCGGCCTTGTGCCCCTTGCCTCCGTCGCAACCGTCGGGCCGGGATTCGCGCCGCTTTCCGTGGCACATCAGGGGCAGTTCGCCGCAGTGACCATTTCTTTCAACCTAGCGCAGGGCGCGGCTCTTTCACAGGCGCAGGAGGCCATTGCAGCCGCCCGGACGGCTCTGGACACGCCGCAGAACGTGCTGGGCAGCTTTCAGGGCACGGCCAAGCTCTACAGCGACACGGCGACGAATCAGGTCATTCTTGTGCTGGCGGCACTCGCCGCGCTCTATATTGTGCTGGGCGTGCTGTACGAAAGCCTTGTCCATCCCGTGACCATACTCTCCACCCTGCCGCCGGCCGGGGGGGGAGCGCTCGCCGCGCTGCTGCTCTTCCGCATGGAATTTACCGTCATCGCCCTGATAGGCATGTTGCTGCTGTGCGGCATAGTGAAAAAAAACGCCATCCTGATGATCGACTTCGCCCTTGAGGCCGTGCGCGTTCGGGGACTGCCTCCGGAAAAGGCCATATACGAGGCCTGCCTGCTGCGCTTCCGGCCTATTATGATGACAACCGCAGCCGCCATTCTGGGGGCCGTGCCCCTGGCGCTCGGCCGAGGCGACGGCGCGGAGCTGCGGGCGCCGCTCGGCGTGACCATTGTGGGCGGGCTTGTGGTGAGCCAGTTTTTGACGCTCTACACAACGCCGGTGGTATTTTTGTACCTTGACCGGCTGCGCCTTGCCGCGCGGCGCGCCCGGCTCGAACTGCGTTACGGCCGGGCAAAGGCCGCGCGCATTCTGCTTTTCGGAACGCGACGGCCGAAAATAATCACAGATTTTCCGGAGAACATCACATGA
- the thyX gene encoding FAD-dependent thymidylate synthase, which produces MNIIGAGFEITAIAPGANILRRIETAGRVCHKSEDRITDTSAASFVRKILASGHHSVIEHASATARIVCDRGVSHELVRHRLAACSQESTRYANYARDKFGSEITVIRPCFWRESSPEYDLWREAMLAAEAAYLSLVATGATAQQTRSVLPNSLKTEIVLTCNMREWRHIFTLRCAKTAHPQMREVMLPLLAAMHKRAPELFTDLFEQFQRDIEDETWKG; this is translated from the coding sequence ATGAACATCATTGGAGCCGGCTTTGAAATCACGGCTATTGCCCCGGGCGCGAATATACTCAGACGCATTGAGACGGCCGGACGCGTGTGTCACAAGTCTGAAGACAGAATAACGGACACTTCCGCAGCCTCCTTTGTGCGCAAAATTCTCGCGTCAGGCCATCACAGCGTTATTGAGCACGCCTCCGCAACGGCGCGCATCGTGTGCGACCGCGGGGTCTCCCACGAGCTTGTACGCCACCGTCTCGCCGCCTGCAGTCAGGAGAGTACGCGCTACGCCAATTACGCGCGGGACAAGTTCGGAAGCGAAATCACGGTGATCAGGCCCTGTTTCTGGCGGGAGAGCTCACCGGAATACGATCTGTGGCGTGAGGCCATGCTCGCGGCGGAAGCGGCTTATCTGTCGCTTGTTGCGACCGGAGCCACGGCCCAGCAGACGCGCTCGGTGCTGCCCAACAGCCTGAAAACGGAAATCGTGCTCACCTGCAATATGCGCGAATGGCGGCATATTTTTACCTTGCGCTGCGCAAAAACCGCGCACCCGCAAATGCGCGAGGTAATGCTGCCCCTGCTTGCCGCCATGCACAAACGCGCGCCAGAACTCTTCACCGACCTGTTTGAGCAGTTCCAGCGGGACATTGAAGACGAAACATGGAAAGGCTGA
- a CDS encoding heavy-metal-associated domain-containing protein, with protein sequence MKKLNVTGMHCGRCKAAVEEAAGKVPGVRSPVADPAAGLLSYEESAPVDREELKKAIQDTGFDVE encoded by the coding sequence GTGAAAAAATTGAACGTAACAGGCATGCACTGCGGCCGCTGCAAGGCCGCAGTAGAAGAAGCGGCGGGCAAGGTACCCGGCGTGCGCAGCCCTGTTGCCGACCCTGCCGCAGGCCTGCTGAGCTACGAGGAATCCGCGCCGGTGGACAGGGAAGAGCTCAAAAAGGCCATACAGGACACAGGTTTTGATGTGGAATGA
- a CDS encoding efflux RND transporter permease subunit: MNFSRIFILRPIATSLLTAALFLSGLLAWRSLPVAALPQIDYPTIQAQTFYPGASPDVTTVVVTAPLERQFGIMPGLTQMYSLSAAGASMITLQFDLSVPLDVAEQEVQAAINAAANLLPADLPSPPVYNKVNPADPPVVTLAVLSDSMPLTSLEDLTDTHLAQKISQLPGVGLVTLSGGQRPAVRVQANPRLLAAAGLTLADVRETIARANVNAAKGSLDGPERASTIDANDQLASAQEYAQTVIGYKNGAPLRLQDVAEVVEGAENVRLAAWVAGRHQNIADEMPFRPAIVLSVQRQPGANVLRVADSVNALLPSLTQSLPGSVEVRVITDRTASIRTTVRGVQRELFFAVALVVFVIWLFLRNARATLIPALAVPLSLVGSLGVMHLAGFSLNNLTLMALVIATGFVVDDAIVVIENISRYLEAGEKPLQAALNGAGQIGFTIISLTVSLVAVLIPLLFMGDVAGRLFREFAVTLAVTILVSAVTSLTLTPMLCTVALRQKCRESERPGGFFQRLLGLYGRGLDLVLRRQGIVLGAAVAVLGLTAMLWAVTPKGFFPVQDTGVIQGMAECPPDASFAAVRDCQNALAEVITGDEAVENAAFFIGVDGVNRSMSVSRLTIKLKPLSERNARAPEIARRIMRKAAALPDVRLHLQPVQELTIEDRISASQYQFTAEATTRDELQTWVPRLVAALRVRPELEHVTSDLPEPARMTWLRVNRETAGRLGVSMADIDSALYDALGQRLVSTIFTQTNQYKVVLEAAPRFRADASAIDGIYVRGAGGAPVPLTSLASVEERPAAAAVSRQGQFPAATISFNVARASSLGAATEAVLEAQAGLALPASLRTRFQGAAEAFASSTTNQLRLILAAVVTMYIVLGVLYESYIHPVTILSTLPSAGAGALLALLIGGMELGVVGIIGIILLIGIVKKNAIMMIDFALDAERREGLSAEDAIRKACLLRLRPILMTTMTALLGALPLMLGTGMGAELRRPLGVTMVGGLIVSQVLTLFTTPVIYLWFDRLGRALGGGKRHE, encoded by the coding sequence ATGAACTTCTCGCGCATCTTCATTTTACGGCCCATCGCGACGTCACTGCTGACGGCGGCGCTCTTTCTCTCCGGCCTGCTGGCCTGGCGCTCGCTCCCCGTCGCGGCGCTGCCGCAGATAGACTACCCCACCATACAGGCGCAGACCTTTTACCCAGGCGCTTCGCCCGACGTGACGACCGTCGTTGTCACAGCGCCGCTGGAGCGGCAGTTCGGCATCATGCCGGGCCTGACGCAGATGTATTCGCTCTCGGCGGCGGGGGCATCCATGATAACATTGCAGTTCGACCTCTCTGTGCCGCTGGACGTGGCGGAGCAGGAGGTGCAGGCGGCCATCAACGCTGCGGCCAACCTGCTGCCCGCGGACCTGCCTTCTCCGCCCGTCTACAACAAGGTGAACCCCGCCGACCCGCCGGTCGTCACGCTGGCCGTGCTCAGCGACTCCATGCCCCTCACCAGCCTGGAAGACCTGACTGACACGCACCTCGCGCAAAAAATTTCGCAACTGCCGGGCGTGGGACTGGTGACGCTCTCGGGCGGACAACGCCCGGCCGTACGCGTGCAGGCAAACCCGCGCCTGCTCGCCGCCGCCGGCCTGACGCTCGCCGACGTGCGCGAAACCATAGCGCGCGCCAACGTCAACGCCGCCAAGGGCAGCCTTGACGGCCCGGAACGAGCATCCACCATAGACGCCAACGATCAGCTCGCCTCGGCGCAGGAATACGCGCAGACCGTCATAGGCTACAAAAACGGCGCGCCCCTGCGCCTTCAGGATGTGGCCGAGGTGGTGGAAGGCGCGGAAAACGTCCGTCTGGCGGCATGGGTGGCTGGGCGGCATCAAAATATCGCGGACGAGATGCCCTTCCGGCCCGCCATCGTGCTCTCTGTACAGCGCCAGCCCGGTGCGAACGTGCTGCGCGTGGCCGACAGCGTGAATGCCCTCCTGCCCTCGCTCACGCAAAGCCTGCCCGGCAGCGTGGAGGTGCGCGTCATCACCGACCGCACGGCCTCTATCAGAACGACAGTGCGCGGCGTACAGCGCGAGCTTTTTTTCGCCGTGGCCCTGGTTGTTTTTGTGATATGGCTTTTTTTGCGCAACGCGCGGGCCACCCTCATTCCGGCGTTGGCCGTGCCGCTCTCGCTCGTGGGTTCGCTTGGCGTCATGCACCTGGCCGGATTTTCCCTCAACAATCTGACGCTGATGGCCCTTGTCATCGCCACCGGCTTCGTGGTGGACGACGCCATTGTTGTCATAGAAAACATCTCACGCTATCTGGAGGCTGGGGAAAAGCCCCTGCAGGCCGCCCTCAACGGAGCTGGGCAGATAGGTTTCACCATCATTTCACTGACGGTTTCCCTCGTGGCGGTGCTCATTCCGCTGCTGTTCATGGGCGACGTGGCCGGGCGGCTGTTCCGCGAGTTCGCGGTCACGCTCGCAGTGACCATACTTGTTTCAGCCGTCACCAGCCTCACCCTGACGCCCATGCTCTGCACCGTCGCCCTTCGACAGAAGTGCCGTGAATCAGAACGCCCCGGAGGCTTTTTTCAGCGTCTGCTCGGCCTGTACGGGCGCGGCCTTGACCTTGTGCTGCGACGGCAGGGCATTGTGCTCGGCGCGGCCGTTGCGGTGCTGGGGCTCACGGCCATGCTGTGGGCCGTCACGCCCAAGGGCTTTTTTCCCGTGCAGGACACGGGCGTCATACAGGGCATGGCCGAATGCCCGCCCGACGCCTCTTTCGCGGCCGTGCGCGACTGCCAGAACGCCCTTGCCGAGGTAATCACAGGCGACGAGGCTGTGGAAAACGCGGCTTTTTTTATAGGCGTGGATGGCGTCAACCGCTCCATGAGCGTCTCGCGCCTGACAATAAAACTCAAGCCCCTGAGCGAACGCAATGCCCGCGCGCCGGAAATCGCCCGGCGCATTATGCGCAAGGCCGCAGCCCTGCCGGACGTGCGTCTGCATCTGCAGCCGGTGCAGGAGCTGACTATTGAAGACCGCATTTCCGCAAGCCAGTATCAGTTCACGGCAGAGGCCACCACCCGTGACGAGCTGCAAACATGGGTTCCGCGCCTTGTCGCGGCCCTGCGCGTCCGGCCGGAGCTTGAACACGTCACAAGCGACCTGCCAGAGCCCGCCCGCATGACTTGGCTGCGCGTCAACCGCGAAACGGCGGGGCGGCTCGGCGTGAGCATGGCCGACATAGACAGCGCGCTTTATGACGCCCTAGGCCAGCGCCTTGTCTCCACCATTTTCACACAGACAAACCAATACAAGGTGGTGCTGGAGGCGGCCCCGCGCTTTCGCGCGGACGCCTCGGCCATTGACGGCATCTACGTGCGCGGCGCAGGCGGCGCGCCAGTGCCGTTGACGAGCCTGGCCTCGGTGGAGGAACGCCCGGCGGCGGCAGCCGTGTCGCGGCAAGGGCAGTTTCCCGCAGCGACCATTTCCTTCAACGTTGCCCGCGCTTCCTCGCTGGGCGCGGCCACAGAGGCGGTGCTTGAAGCGCAGGCGGGGCTCGCGCTCCCTGCTTCCCTGCGCACGCGCTTTCAGGGCGCGGCCGAGGCATTCGCCTCTTCCACGACAAATCAGCTCCGGCTCATTCTCGCGGCGGTAGTCACCATGTATATTGTGCTCGGCGTGCTGTACGAAAGCTACATCCACCCCGTGACAATACTCTCCACCCTGCCTTCGGCGGGCGCTGGCGCGCTGCTGGCGCTGCTGATCGGCGGCATGGAGCTGGGGGTCGTCGGCATTATCGGCATCATATTGTTGATCGGCATTGTCAAGAAAAACGCCATCATGATGATAGACTTCGCCCTTGACGCCGAACGCCGCGAGGGCCTGTCGGCCGAGGATGCCATACGCAAGGCATGCCTCCTGCGTCTGCGGCCCATTTTAATGACCACCATGACCGCGCTGCTGGGCGCCCTGCCGCTCATGCTCGGCACGGGCATGGGCGCGGAACTGCGCCGCCCGCTCGGCGTGACAATGGTGGGCGGGCTGATTGTAAGTCAGGTTCTGACGCTTTTTACGACGCCCGTGATTTATTTGTGGTTTGACAGGCTCGGCAGGGCCCTCGGCGGAGGCAAAAGACATGAATAA
- a CDS encoding NAD(P)H-dependent glycerol-3-phosphate dehydrogenase, with translation MDAVSVCVAGGGSWGTALAHMLAARGHVVTLWLRNEEVAHAINTHRENPRYLPGVSLDKGVTATTDPAALHNDLLVLSVPCQQLRAWLRVYKKYFRHSLTVVNTAKGIETGSLAVCTTIAQEELDGFALRYAALSGPSFAKEVLRSLPTAVVLATHDEASGRHLREIFSGATFRCYSSTDVVGVEMGGALKNVMAIAAGLCDGLELELNSRAALLTRGLAEMSRIGVACGALERTFMGLSGLGDLILSCTGDLSRNRQVGLRLGRGESLEGTTKNLGMVAEGVKTAAAVHELTRRLRVDAPISAAVYHILYRGSCPREAAQSLMARTLRDE, from the coding sequence ATGGACGCCGTTTCTGTTTGTGTAGCGGGCGGCGGCAGCTGGGGCACGGCGCTTGCACACATGCTCGCCGCCCGCGGTCATGTGGTCACGCTCTGGCTGCGGAATGAGGAAGTGGCGCACGCCATCAACACCCATCGCGAAAACCCGCGCTATCTTCCCGGAGTGTCACTTGACAAGGGTGTGACAGCCACTACAGATCCGGCTGCACTGCACAACGATCTGCTGGTGCTGTCCGTGCCGTGTCAACAGTTGCGCGCGTGGCTGCGTGTCTACAAAAAATATTTCCGGCACAGCCTCACCGTGGTCAACACGGCAAAGGGGATTGAAACAGGCAGTCTGGCCGTGTGCACCACAATCGCGCAGGAAGAACTTGACGGTTTCGCTTTGCGTTACGCCGCGCTTTCCGGACCGTCTTTCGCAAAAGAAGTGCTGCGCTCTCTGCCCACGGCCGTTGTTCTTGCCACGCATGACGAAGCTTCCGGCCGGCATCTTCGGGAAATTTTTTCAGGCGCGACGTTTCGTTGCTATTCCAGTACAGACGTTGTCGGGGTGGAAATGGGCGGAGCGCTCAAAAATGTCATGGCCATCGCAGCGGGCCTTTGTGACGGTCTTGAGCTGGAGCTCAACAGCCGCGCTGCGCTGCTCACCAGAGGTCTTGCTGAAATGAGCCGCATCGGTGTGGCCTGCGGTGCCTTAGAACGCACTTTCATGGGACTTTCAGGTCTCGGCGATCTGATTTTAAGCTGCACGGGTGATCTTTCTCGCAACAGACAGGTGGGCTTGCGCCTCGGACGCGGAGAATCGCTTGAAGGCACAACAAAAAATCTCGGCATGGTGGCGGAGGGGGTTAAAACCGCTGCCGCCGTCCATGAACTGACCCGCCGCCTCCGTGTGGACGCGCCGATAAGCGCGGCGGTGTATCATATCCTTTACCGCGGGAGTTGCCCCCGTGAGGCGGCTCAAAGCCTGATGGCCAGAACATTGCGGGATGAATGA
- a CDS encoding type I restriction-modification system subunit M N-terminal domain-containing protein, with translation MPDSSKDQERAELHRAIWSIANDLRGSVDGWDFKAYVLGMLFYRYISENLAAYINAGEREAGDASFDYAELSDSDAEQAREDMVKTKGFFILPSGLFENVRRRASNDANLNETLERIFRNIGASAG, from the coding sequence ATGCCTGACAGCAGCAAAGATCAAGAACGGGCGGAACTTCACCGCGCGATCTGGAGTATCGCAAACGACCTGCGCGGGAGTGTGGACGGTTGGGATTTCAAGGCATACGTCCTCGGCATGCTGTTTTATCGTTACATATCGGAAAACCTCGCGGCATACATCAATGCCGGCGAGCGCGAAGCCGGAGACGCTTCTTTCGACTACGCCGAACTCTCGGACAGCGATGCTGAGCAAGCCCGCGAAGACATGGTAAAGACGAAAGGCTTTTTTATCCTGCCGAGCGGGCTGTTTGAAAACGTGCGTCGCCGCGCGTCAAATGATGCAAACCTCAACGAAACGCTTGAACGCATATTCCGGAATATTGGAGCATCGGCGGGATGA